The following are from one region of the Stigmatella ashevillena genome:
- a CDS encoding multicopper oxidase family protein, with amino-acid sequence MGQKPLFWESLLLRHLNALVLGVGLLATSGAGAASQSNQDVYQELVVKYASNRICRTLEQGRCTQQDEVKLRSYNGQLVGPTIEARPGDTLRVLLDNQLPLEPPRGSHDPNVPHGFNVTNLHTHGLHVSPAGNADNVLIAIDPGQKFEYEIKVPSDHPAGTFWYHAHKHGAVAIQVASGMAGALIIRGGIDEIPAIRAAREKIFVFQQIPYAMVSDPYVPGTQANMVEDFDASFAPGRWAASGRRTTINGVVEPVIKMRSGEVQRWRFIHAGVRESLRLKLVREKDPESVVDHFQIAHDGLTTGRLDQVSETEMHPGYRTDVLVRAGSKPETYLLVDEASAAEDSITGQAETRKVLARIELEGTYVSMPLPDTSALVQHVPFKPILNEELTGTQEARFDMDVQSTPPKFFINGKAFDPDAPPRKLKLEAVEEWFVSASRFSGHTFHVHVNPFQVMTADGKVLWRDTFFVKANESVKLRSRYKRYIGQFVTHCHILDHEDMGMMEVLEIVQPGTSLHGSHH; translated from the coding sequence TTGGGTCAGAAGCCCCTCTTCTGGGAGTCCCTGCTGCTCCGGCACTTGAATGCTCTGGTACTGGGCGTGGGATTGCTGGCGACCAGTGGGGCGGGTGCTGCTTCGCAGTCGAACCAGGACGTTTACCAAGAACTGGTGGTCAAATACGCCAGCAACCGCATCTGCCGGACGCTGGAGCAGGGCAGGTGCACGCAGCAGGACGAGGTGAAGCTGCGTTCCTACAATGGCCAGCTCGTTGGACCGACCATTGAGGCGCGGCCTGGTGATACCTTGCGTGTCCTGTTGGACAACCAGCTTCCGCTGGAACCGCCACGGGGCTCGCATGACCCCAATGTTCCGCATGGTTTCAATGTCACCAACCTCCATACACATGGGCTGCACGTCTCACCGGCGGGGAACGCAGATAACGTGCTGATTGCCATCGATCCAGGACAGAAGTTCGAATATGAGATCAAAGTTCCATCGGACCATCCCGCTGGGACCTTCTGGTATCATGCACACAAGCATGGGGCGGTGGCCATCCAGGTGGCCAGTGGAATGGCTGGCGCGTTGATCATCCGCGGCGGCATTGACGAGATCCCAGCCATCCGGGCAGCTCGTGAGAAGATCTTCGTCTTCCAGCAAATCCCCTATGCGATGGTCAGCGATCCCTATGTGCCTGGCACGCAGGCCAACATGGTGGAAGACTTCGACGCCTCGTTCGCCCCAGGGCGCTGGGCCGCTTCTGGACGGAGGACCACGATCAACGGAGTGGTCGAGCCCGTCATCAAGATGCGGTCAGGCGAGGTTCAACGGTGGAGGTTCATTCACGCGGGGGTTCGGGAGTCCCTCCGGTTGAAGCTCGTCAGGGAGAAGGATCCTGAGTCTGTGGTAGACCACTTCCAAATCGCGCATGACGGCCTCACCACGGGCCGACTTGACCAGGTGAGTGAGACAGAGATGCATCCCGGCTACCGGACAGACGTCCTGGTGAGGGCCGGCAGCAAACCTGAAACCTACCTCCTGGTCGATGAGGCGAGTGCTGCTGAAGACTCCATCACTGGGCAGGCGGAGACGCGAAAGGTTCTGGCCCGTATCGAATTGGAGGGGACTTATGTCTCCATGCCATTGCCTGACACGAGCGCGCTCGTCCAGCACGTGCCTTTCAAGCCCATCTTGAACGAGGAGCTTACAGGCACGCAGGAGGCGAGGTTCGACATGGATGTCCAGTCCACTCCGCCCAAGTTCTTCATCAATGGCAAGGCATTCGATCCGGACGCTCCCCCGCGCAAGCTCAAGCTGGAAGCGGTGGAGGAGTGGTTCGTTTCTGCATCACGGTTCTCGGGTCACACCTTCCATGTCCACGTCAATCCATTCCAGGTCATGACGGCCGATGGAAAGGTTCTTTGGAGAGATACCTTTTTCGTGAAGGCCAACGAATCCGTGAAGTTGCGTAGCCGGTACAAGCGCTATATTGGGCAATTCGTCACGCACTGCCACATCTTGGACCACGAGGACATGGGGATGATGGAGGTGCTGGAGATTGTCCAACCGGGCACATCGCTTCATGGGTCTCACCACTGA
- a CDS encoding phytanoyl-CoA dioxygenase family protein, whose protein sequence is MTTLDRELVEAYQRDGAVCIRGLFNPEWVSLARQAIDAVLARPSELAIVASRPEDPGRFVEDFCNWQRIPLLGELVRSSPAAATAGALMGASVVRFFHDHVLVKEPGTRQHTPWHQDQPYYNVDGAQSCSMWLPVDPVSRASTLELVAGSHRGPWFLPRTFLDNQAKWFPEGQLADLPDIHNARDNFPIVGWELEPGDAVFFHFLTLHASAGVEGPNRRRVLSLRFLGDDIVHAPRPWRTSPPFPGLESELPAGSSMDHPLFPVLWRA, encoded by the coding sequence GTGACGACCCTGGACCGAGAGCTGGTGGAGGCGTACCAACGCGATGGCGCCGTGTGCATCCGGGGCTTGTTCAACCCAGAGTGGGTCAGCCTTGCTCGGCAGGCGATCGACGCGGTGCTGGCCCGCCCGAGCGAACTCGCCATCGTGGCCAGCCGTCCCGAGGATCCAGGCCGCTTCGTCGAAGACTTCTGCAACTGGCAGCGCATCCCCTTGCTGGGAGAGCTTGTCCGCAGTTCGCCTGCGGCGGCCACCGCAGGCGCGCTGATGGGCGCCTCCGTGGTGAGATTCTTCCACGACCACGTACTGGTCAAGGAACCTGGGACCCGGCAACACACACCCTGGCACCAGGATCAGCCGTACTACAACGTCGACGGTGCCCAAAGCTGCAGCATGTGGCTGCCGGTCGATCCGGTGTCTCGGGCGTCAACGTTGGAGCTCGTGGCGGGGTCACACCGAGGCCCCTGGTTCCTTCCGAGGACGTTCCTCGACAACCAGGCCAAGTGGTTCCCAGAGGGTCAGCTGGCCGATCTGCCCGACATCCACAACGCTCGCGACAACTTCCCGATCGTTGGCTGGGAACTCGAGCCAGGCGATGCGGTCTTCTTCCACTTCCTCACGCTTCACGCCTCCGCGGGAGTAGAAGGTCCGAACCGCCGCCGGGTCCTTTCTCTGCGCTTCCTGGGCGACGACATCGTCCACGCCCCTCGCCCGTGGCGTACCTCCCCCCCGTTTCCCGGCCTCGAATCGGAGTTGCCCGCCGGGTCCTCGATGGACCATCCGCTTTTTCCGGTGCTCTGGCGAGCCTGA
- a CDS encoding alpha/beta hydrolase, whose protein sequence is MTKTVVFVHGAWMSPLCWEHFSKRYEAAGYRCLAPAWPGDERPVPELQQAPLPELAELSVGKIVGHYERIIRALPEPPILIGHSFGGLFVQMLLDRGLGAAGVAIDPGPSQGVIPGPVALWAALPVFLSPFSWRRTVRMSRRSFAWGFAQELSPAEQRAAYDRYVVPTPGRIYYQAALGIGTRVDYANSNRAPLLLTAGEKDRTAETRMVRSAYRKYQRSSAVTAFKVFPGRTHWLIASPGWEEVADYAITWAREHARQESRPALLHGS, encoded by the coding sequence ATGACCAAGACCGTCGTTTTCGTTCACGGGGCCTGGATGTCCCCCCTCTGCTGGGAGCATTTTTCGAAGCGCTACGAGGCTGCGGGCTATCGCTGCCTCGCGCCGGCATGGCCCGGTGATGAGCGTCCCGTGCCAGAGCTCCAGCAAGCCCCCTTGCCGGAACTCGCGGAACTGTCTGTCGGCAAGATTGTCGGCCACTACGAGCGCATCATCCGGGCTTTGCCCGAGCCACCGATCTTGATCGGCCATTCCTTTGGAGGCCTCTTCGTCCAGATGCTGCTGGACCGTGGACTCGGGGCTGCAGGGGTGGCGATCGATCCGGGCCCCTCTCAAGGCGTCATTCCCGGTCCCGTCGCATTGTGGGCGGCCTTGCCTGTGTTCCTCTCGCCCTTCAGCTGGAGGCGGACGGTTCGCATGAGCCGAAGAAGCTTTGCTTGGGGTTTTGCTCAGGAACTGTCACCGGCCGAGCAGCGCGCCGCATACGACCGCTATGTGGTTCCGACACCAGGCCGCATCTATTACCAGGCGGCCTTGGGGATCGGGACCCGGGTGGACTATGCCAATTCCAACCGTGCCCCCCTGCTGCTCACCGCTGGCGAAAAGGATCGAACCGCCGAAACACGGATGGTTCGCTCGGCTTACCGCAAGTACCAGCGGTCCAGCGCGGTCACGGCCTTCAAGGTCTTTCCGGGCCGCACGCATTGGTTGATTGCCTCTCCGGGGTGGGAGGAGGTGGCCGATTACGCGATCACCTGGGCCCGCGAGCATGCGCGTCAGGAGAGCCGTCCGGCCCTCCTGCACGGTTCTTGA
- a CDS encoding TetR/AcrR family transcriptional regulator — protein sequence MSREESQERTRAALLDSAREQIATHGVAAASVRGISEAAGFSQGAFYSNFASKEAMLLEVMAEHMRAEAGRFATAVEKVLSIGNRGDGPSAVSALRDYLHTLNTDGNWPMLTIELQLYANRSESFATQFNTSKMVFQSEIAKTLTRLFASLGIRPALDPLKLAVGFIALSNGYAVQGDTASPEGVGEIMFTFLDAIIRSSERTGKEGESIQP from the coding sequence TTGAGCCGTGAGGAAAGTCAGGAGCGGACCCGTGCGGCGCTGCTCGACTCGGCGCGCGAGCAGATCGCCACGCATGGCGTCGCGGCGGCGTCTGTTCGTGGCATCTCGGAAGCCGCTGGTTTCTCCCAGGGGGCCTTCTATTCGAACTTCGCGAGCAAGGAGGCGATGCTGCTCGAAGTCATGGCTGAGCACATGCGGGCCGAGGCCGGACGATTTGCGACGGCGGTGGAGAAGGTGCTCTCAATAGGGAACAGAGGGGATGGGCCATCGGCCGTGTCGGCACTGAGGGACTACCTGCACACACTGAACACGGACGGCAATTGGCCGATGCTGACCATCGAGCTGCAGCTCTACGCCAACCGCAGCGAATCCTTCGCGACACAGTTCAACACGTCGAAGATGGTCTTCCAGTCGGAGATCGCCAAGACGCTGACGCGCCTGTTTGCCAGCTTGGGAATCCGCCCCGCGCTCGACCCGCTGAAGCTGGCAGTGGGCTTCATCGCGCTGTCCAACGGCTATGCGGTCCAGGGTGATACGGCATCGCCCGAAGGTGTAGGTGAAATCATGTTCACGTTCCTCGACGCGATCATCCGCAGTTCGGAACGAACGGGGAAGGAAGGAGAATCCATCCAGCCTTAG
- a CDS encoding M14 family zinc carboxypeptidase, with amino-acid sequence MTIRSTALALLLTATSASSVSAAPLPIFVTAHYEQEEQVRAVAARFQHLRVDRAKKTVRTEAMPEDVDALRSAGLRVEIDQEATTRLQHIQAALLRPGGLKSIPGYACYRTVEETYGAMDALALQAPGLASIIDIGPSWERSQNAQAGYSMRVLRLTNSATHASVPNKADMVVVSAIHAREYTTAEVMTRFAEWLVSQHGRDAEATWLLDNFRFHFVLQANPDGRKRAETGVLWRKNTNNTRGSCGGSSFGIDLNRNFPYHWNTAPGGSSGSPCDETYRGPTPGSEPETKNIIQYTAGMPGMGGVYSGGVFPDRRADTASAPAPDDYRGLFFDIHSYSQLVLWSWGDTETPAPNSTALQTLGRRIAAFNGYTPQQSVGLYPTDGTTDDTFYGLLGVPSYTIELGIDFFEDCDSFESSTFPDNFAAMRYAARNLHAPYLLPSGPDTTTVSTGLAIVAPGTPLPVSAIVDDRGFNQSNGNEPVQAIASARAYVDLPPWAAGAVPLSLSAADGAFNAAVETVTGSVPTTGLSLGVHTLYVQGTDASGQPGTPQAVLFEVGTHNNAAPIALFSFNAEGLTVQFNDTSSDTDGVIVSRAWTFGDGGTATTPSPAHTYAASGNYKVTLTVTDNDGASRSISQQISVTHLGGILKNGVPVPSLSASQGQPLYYRLDVPPGATGLSVRIANGTGDADLYVRYGALPTTAAYDCRPYKSGNTETCSDLQTQAGSWFVMLHPYSSFSGVTLTASYTAAVAPKPAGLTSVVEQGGRLVQIRLSWSGGASQVDILRNGVTLQRLSNTGSWKESRPKLGTPPILSTYKVCNVEPQDCSDGVSVMMQ; translated from the coding sequence ATGACCATCCGCTCCACGGCGCTGGCGCTGTTGCTGACAGCCACCAGTGCCTCCTCGGTGTCCGCAGCCCCCCTCCCCATCTTCGTCACCGCTCATTACGAACAGGAAGAACAGGTGCGCGCGGTGGCAGCGCGCTTCCAACACCTGAGGGTTGACCGCGCCAAGAAGACTGTGCGCACCGAGGCCATGCCGGAGGACGTCGACGCGCTTCGCAGCGCCGGTCTGCGGGTGGAAATCGACCAGGAGGCCACCACGCGCCTGCAACACATCCAGGCCGCGCTTCTTCGTCCGGGCGGTCTCAAGAGCATTCCTGGTTACGCCTGCTACCGCACGGTGGAGGAAACCTACGGAGCCATGGACGCACTGGCACTCCAAGCGCCGGGCCTGGCATCGATCATCGACATCGGGCCGAGCTGGGAGCGAAGCCAGAACGCGCAGGCAGGCTATTCCATGCGGGTGCTGCGGCTGACCAACTCCGCCACCCATGCGTCCGTCCCCAACAAGGCGGACATGGTGGTGGTCAGCGCCATTCACGCACGCGAGTACACGACCGCCGAAGTGATGACCCGCTTTGCCGAGTGGCTGGTCTCCCAACACGGCCGTGACGCGGAGGCGACCTGGCTGCTCGACAACTTCCGCTTCCACTTCGTGCTGCAGGCCAACCCCGACGGCCGCAAGCGCGCGGAAACGGGAGTGCTGTGGCGCAAGAACACCAACAACACCCGCGGATCCTGTGGCGGCAGCAGCTTCGGCATCGATCTCAACCGCAACTTCCCTTACCATTGGAATACCGCTCCGGGCGGCTCCAGCGGATCCCCCTGCGACGAGACCTACCGCGGGCCAACCCCTGGCTCCGAGCCGGAAACGAAGAACATCATCCAGTACACCGCCGGCATGCCCGGCATGGGAGGCGTCTACAGTGGCGGCGTGTTCCCGGACCGCCGCGCGGACACCGCCAGCGCACCAGCGCCAGACGACTATCGCGGCCTGTTCTTCGACATCCACAGCTATTCGCAGCTGGTCCTGTGGTCCTGGGGTGACACCGAAACGCCCGCGCCCAACTCCACCGCGCTACAGACACTCGGCCGCCGGATTGCCGCTTTCAATGGCTACACGCCGCAGCAGTCTGTCGGGCTGTATCCCACCGACGGGACCACCGACGATACCTTCTACGGCCTGCTGGGCGTGCCGTCGTACACGATCGAGCTCGGAATCGATTTTTTCGAGGACTGCGACAGCTTCGAGAGCAGCACGTTTCCGGATAACTTCGCGGCGATGCGCTACGCCGCACGCAACTTGCACGCGCCGTATCTGCTGCCGTCCGGTCCCGATACCACCACGGTGAGCACAGGACTCGCGATCGTCGCCCCAGGAACGCCGCTCCCCGTCAGCGCGATCGTCGACGATCGCGGCTTCAACCAGAGCAATGGCAATGAGCCGGTCCAGGCGATTGCGTCGGCCCGAGCCTACGTGGATCTCCCGCCTTGGGCGGCAGGCGCTGTCCCCCTCTCGCTCTCCGCCGCGGATGGCGCATTCAATGCGGCGGTCGAGACCGTTACCGGCAGTGTTCCCACAACGGGTCTGAGCCTGGGAGTGCATACCCTCTACGTGCAGGGGACCGATGCCAGCGGTCAGCCGGGGACGCCGCAGGCGGTGCTCTTCGAAGTGGGGACCCACAACAACGCCGCCCCCATCGCCCTCTTCAGCTTCAACGCCGAAGGTCTGACGGTTCAGTTCAACGATACGTCCAGCGATACCGATGGCGTGATTGTTTCGCGTGCATGGACCTTCGGCGACGGAGGCACGGCCACCACCCCCTCTCCAGCACATACCTACGCTGCCTCGGGCAACTACAAGGTCACCCTGACCGTCACCGACAATGACGGGGCAAGCCGCAGCATCTCCCAGCAGATCTCCGTCACCCACTTGGGCGGTATCCTCAAGAATGGGGTACCGGTCCCCAGCCTGTCCGCTTCCCAGGGACAGCCGCTGTACTACCGGCTCGACGTGCCGCCCGGAGCCACTGGCCTCAGTGTGCGCATCGCGAATGGCACGGGGGATGCGGATCTCTACGTGCGCTACGGCGCCTTGCCCACCACCGCGGCCTACGACTGCCGCCCGTACAAGAGCGGCAACACCGAAACCTGCAGCGACTTGCAGACGCAGGCGGGCAGCTGGTTCGTGATGCTCCACCCGTACTCCTCTTTCTCCGGCGTCACCCTGACGGCCAGCTACACCGCAGCCGTCGCACCCAAGCCCGCTGGGCTGACATCCGTGGTGGAGCAAGGAGGCCGACTGGTCCAAATCAGGCTGAGCTGGTCAGGTGGAGCCTCACAGGTCGATATCCTCCGCAATGGCGTCACCCTTCAGCGCCTCTCCAACACGGGCAGTTGGAAGGAGTCGAGGCCCAAGCTCGGCACCCCGCCCATCTTGAGCACCTACAAGGTCTGCAATGTGGAGCCGCAGGACTGCTCGGACGGTGTCTCCGTGATGATGCAGTAA
- a CDS encoding GFA family protein gives MHPEQKEQIIMDDRKLPWDGGCRCGQVRLRISAKPILTMACHCTGCQKMAASAYSLSAAIPSDGFAIIQGEPVIGGLHGASRHYFCPYCMSWMFTRPDGIDSFVNLRPTMLDEPSWFVPFIETWTSEKLSWVSTPAVHSYKTLPAFDEYEGLVKEYLTRAG, from the coding sequence ATGCATCCTGAACAAAAGGAGCAGATCATCATGGACGACCGGAAACTCCCCTGGGACGGCGGATGCCGCTGTGGACAGGTAAGGCTCAGGATCAGCGCAAAGCCAATTCTGACCATGGCGTGTCACTGCACGGGCTGCCAGAAGATGGCCGCCAGCGCTTACTCGCTGAGCGCGGCGATCCCAAGCGACGGGTTCGCAATCATCCAGGGAGAGCCTGTGATCGGAGGTCTGCACGGCGCTTCCCGTCATTACTTCTGCCCATACTGCATGAGTTGGATGTTCACGCGGCCAGACGGAATCGACTCGTTCGTCAATCTTCGCCCAACGATGCTCGATGAGCCGAGTTGGTTCGTGCCCTTTATCGAGACTTGGACGAGCGAGAAGCTCTCTTGGGTGTCAACCCCTGCGGTTCACTCCTACAAGACCCTGCCTGCTTTCGACGAATATGAAGGGTTGGTGAAAGAGTATTTGACGCGCGCAGGATGA
- a CDS encoding SDR family oxidoreductase → MKKTALITGCSTGFGLASAKHFAAQGWNVIATMRTPSPASELAALPGVLVIRLDVQDRTSIDAALKIGVERFGGLDVVVNNAGFGLHGIFESTPREKVLEQFEVNVFGVMDVIRAALPYFVQRGGGTIVNVSSGAGVFTLPMLSLYCASKFALEGFSEALSYELTSQNVLVKIVEPGGVVDTRFVSRSAEEQSQNAELPRYEDFVRATGEVFTKLRNDRSGATSEGVAKVIYEAATDSSDRLRYVAMDGIKPLVKMRRETSEDAYLSFMRERFLVKPSSAR, encoded by the coding sequence ATGAAAAAGACCGCTCTCATCACCGGGTGCTCCACGGGCTTCGGGCTTGCTTCGGCGAAGCATTTCGCGGCTCAAGGCTGGAATGTCATCGCGACAATGCGCACGCCCTCTCCGGCGTCGGAACTCGCAGCGCTGCCGGGCGTGCTCGTGATCCGGCTCGACGTTCAAGACCGCACGAGCATCGATGCCGCTTTGAAAATCGGCGTCGAGCGATTCGGTGGCCTCGACGTCGTCGTTAACAACGCTGGCTTCGGGCTCCACGGCATCTTCGAGTCGACCCCACGCGAGAAGGTCCTCGAACAGTTCGAGGTGAACGTCTTTGGCGTGATGGATGTGATTCGCGCGGCGTTGCCCTACTTCGTTCAGCGCGGCGGTGGAACGATCGTGAACGTGAGTTCTGGGGCGGGCGTCTTCACCCTGCCGATGCTCTCTCTCTACTGTGCGAGCAAATTCGCGCTGGAGGGCTTCTCAGAAGCGCTTTCGTACGAACTCACGTCACAGAACGTGCTCGTGAAGATCGTCGAACCCGGTGGCGTCGTGGACACGCGCTTTGTCTCGCGAAGCGCCGAAGAGCAGTCCCAGAATGCCGAGCTGCCGCGTTACGAAGACTTTGTCCGCGCCACGGGCGAAGTTTTCACCAAGCTCCGAAACGACCGCTCCGGCGCAACGTCCGAGGGAGTGGCGAAGGTCATCTACGAGGCCGCCACGGATTCGAGTGACCGCTTGCGCTATGTGGCGATGGATGGAATCAAGCCGCTCGTGAAAATGCGGCGCGAGACGTCCGAGGACGCGTACCTCTCATTTATGCGGGAGCGGTTTCTGGTCAAGCCCTCGTCGGCCAGGTAG
- a CDS encoding helicase-related protein → MNSSPSSRSSVVVAELGPTNTGKTHRAIERMLEHDTGIIGLPLRLLAREVYDRVTARVGEGRVALMTGEEKRLPPRPDYWICTVEAMPTDRPVDFLAVDEIQLAAHRERGHVFTDRLLHARGLRETWFLGADTMRPMVQALIPQAFLKRATRLSQLRYAGCRSLKSLPPRSAVVAFSADRVYELAEALRRLRGGVAVVLGALSPRTRNAQVAMYQSGEVQYLVATDAIGMGLNLDLNHVAFAALSKFDGAEQRDLFSDELAQIAGRAGRHLNDGSFGTLNTLPELSPRVVSAIESHRFPPVRSLIWRNAELDFSSPESLLDSLSRAPRHNAFVRVERADDFDALRELSHVPSIREAVTDRAMVELLWQVCQIPDFRKGLFGQHVALLRETFLQLSAGDGKLDPVWLAKQVSPLDDVSGDIHTLMDRLAAIRIWTYISHRSGWLHDAEQWQERTRRIEDALGDALHERLVERFVQRAARRSGRRFVRTTGNPPPGSDSPFAKLGLLLGEVPGADGAAMTEDQFVQRVVDATHDAFQVDASGGIVFEGQPLARLVRGKDRRSPQMALAEPEIWTGGARRRLERRLVALARDLVTEAMGGFPAEALAGAGRSAATRGLAYRLAEGLGVISQDEAREQWRLLDDEARERLKALGVRQGQRFLYVAEALAPHALERRCMLTALFQQRPSPQGVPREPALDAAEFGGRDARAFGYEVLGTVALRIDVVERLSEALRHQQGARQAHTLMQELRLESGVRTRVLRELGGQSGGAPSKRRRRRRRGKSPVAPDPSGANGQPARAGAHPNPQRSGAGEGGA, encoded by the coding sequence ATGAACTCCAGCCCATCCAGCCGGTCGTCCGTCGTCGTCGCGGAGCTGGGGCCTACGAATACGGGGAAAACCCACCGCGCCATCGAGCGCATGCTCGAGCACGACACGGGCATCATCGGGTTGCCGCTCCGCCTGCTTGCTCGCGAAGTCTACGACCGGGTGACCGCTCGAGTGGGAGAGGGGCGGGTCGCGCTGATGACGGGGGAGGAGAAGCGTCTTCCTCCTCGTCCCGATTACTGGATCTGCACGGTCGAGGCGATGCCGACCGATCGGCCGGTCGACTTCCTCGCGGTGGATGAGATCCAGCTCGCCGCCCACCGCGAGCGCGGGCACGTGTTCACCGATCGGTTGCTCCATGCGCGAGGGCTTCGGGAGACTTGGTTCCTCGGCGCGGACACCATGCGGCCAATGGTCCAGGCGCTCATCCCCCAGGCTTTCTTGAAGCGCGCCACCCGCCTGTCGCAGCTTCGCTATGCCGGGTGCCGTTCTCTGAAGAGCCTGCCCCCGCGCTCGGCCGTGGTCGCATTCTCAGCGGACCGCGTGTACGAGCTCGCAGAAGCACTGCGCCGCCTCCGGGGCGGAGTTGCGGTGGTACTGGGAGCGCTCTCTCCGAGGACGCGGAATGCCCAGGTGGCGATGTACCAATCCGGGGAGGTTCAATACCTCGTGGCCACCGATGCCATTGGGATGGGACTCAACCTCGACCTCAACCACGTTGCCTTCGCGGCGCTCTCCAAGTTCGACGGCGCTGAGCAGCGAGACCTCTTCTCGGACGAACTGGCCCAAATCGCGGGCCGTGCAGGGCGCCATTTGAATGATGGGAGCTTCGGAACCCTGAACACACTGCCCGAACTGTCTCCGCGCGTGGTCTCCGCCATCGAGTCACACCGGTTCCCGCCGGTGCGAAGCCTCATCTGGCGCAACGCAGAACTTGATTTCTCGAGTCCCGAGTCCCTGCTGGATTCGTTGTCGCGAGCTCCGCGTCACAATGCCTTCGTCCGGGTGGAACGCGCGGACGACTTCGATGCGCTCAGGGAACTCTCGCACGTCCCTTCCATTCGAGAGGCCGTCACGGACCGGGCCATGGTCGAGTTGCTGTGGCAGGTCTGCCAGATTCCGGATTTTCGCAAAGGTCTCTTCGGTCAGCATGTGGCGCTGCTGCGAGAGACATTCCTGCAGCTCTCTGCAGGTGACGGGAAGCTGGATCCTGTGTGGCTGGCGAAACAGGTATCGCCGCTCGATGATGTTTCTGGAGACATCCACACCCTGATGGACCGGCTGGCGGCCATCCGCATCTGGACGTACATCAGTCATCGGTCGGGCTGGTTGCACGACGCGGAGCAGTGGCAGGAGCGCACTCGCCGCATTGAGGACGCGTTGGGTGACGCCCTTCATGAGCGGCTCGTCGAGCGCTTTGTGCAGCGGGCTGCACGGAGAAGTGGACGCCGATTCGTGAGAACCACCGGGAACCCTCCTCCTGGTTCGGACAGCCCTTTTGCCAAACTGGGGCTCCTGCTGGGAGAGGTGCCGGGGGCGGACGGCGCCGCGATGACAGAGGATCAGTTCGTCCAGCGGGTGGTCGACGCGACGCATGACGCGTTCCAGGTGGATGCATCAGGAGGCATCGTGTTCGAAGGGCAGCCGCTGGCCCGCTTGGTTCGTGGGAAGGACCGGCGTTCACCGCAGATGGCGCTTGCCGAGCCGGAAATTTGGACCGGAGGTGCGCGACGGCGTCTCGAGCGCCGCCTGGTGGCGCTGGCGAGGGACCTCGTCACCGAAGCCATGGGGGGCTTCCCAGCCGAGGCCCTCGCCGGAGCGGGCCGCTCCGCAGCGACGCGTGGCTTGGCCTACCGTTTGGCAGAGGGGCTGGGAGTGATTTCCCAAGATGAGGCGCGCGAGCAGTGGCGGCTCCTGGACGATGAAGCACGAGAGCGCCTGAAGGCGCTGGGGGTCCGTCAGGGACAGCGGTTTCTCTACGTCGCCGAGGCGCTCGCCCCGCATGCGCTGGAGCGGCGCTGCATGTTGACGGCGCTGTTTCAGCAGAGACCGTCGCCTCAGGGAGTTCCGCGAGAACCGGCGCTCGATGCCGCGGAGTTTGGTGGCAGGGATGCGCGAGCCTTCGGTTATGAGGTGCTCGGAACTGTGGCGTTGCGGATCGATGTCGTCGAGCGGTTGAGCGAAGCGCTGCGCCACCAGCAGGGGGCTCGGCAGGCGCACACGCTCATGCAAGAGCTGCGTCTGGAGAGCGGTGTGCGTACGCGGGTTCTGCGAGAACTCGGAGGACAGTCTGGAGGCGCTCCGTCGAAAAGGCGGCGGCGACGGCGGAGAGGGAAGTCACCGGTGGCTCCTGACCCGAGTGGTGCCAATGGGCAACCGGCTCGTGCCGGTGCACACCCGAATCCTCAGAGGAGCGGGGCCGGGGAGGGGGGCGCATAG
- a CDS encoding carboxymuconolactone decarboxylase family protein, producing MTQRLNINEIIPGAMKALGGVHGYLHSQTHLPKNLVDLVFLRVSQINGCAYCIDMHSRDLLKGGMTIDKLVLVPVWDEAGNLFDERERAALAWAETVTNVAATGVPEADYAAAAKVFSEKDLADLTVAIGIMNAYNRLGVTFRLTPAAVAA from the coding sequence ATGACCCAGCGACTGAATATCAACGAAATCATCCCCGGCGCCATGAAGGCCCTTGGTGGCGTCCACGGCTATCTTCACAGCCAGACGCATCTGCCCAAGAACCTGGTCGATCTCGTCTTCCTGCGCGTCTCACAGATCAACGGCTGTGCCTATTGCATCGACATGCATTCGCGCGACTTGTTGAAGGGCGGCATGACGATCGACAAGCTGGTGCTGGTGCCCGTGTGGGATGAAGCAGGGAATCTCTTCGACGAGCGCGAGCGCGCGGCCCTCGCATGGGCTGAGACGGTGACCAACGTTGCCGCCACCGGCGTGCCCGAAGCCGACTATGCCGCCGCAGCCAAGGTCTTCTCGGAGAAGGACCTTGCCGATCTCACGGTCGCCATCGGCATCATGAACGCCTACAACCGGCTGGGTGTCACATTCCGCCTGACGCCTGCTGCCGTGGCGGCCTGA